The Methanoregula boonei 6A8 genome has a window encoding:
- a CDS encoding AMP phosphorylase, whose protein sequence is MKYSVRILDIATRSGILLNYLDARNIGVLDGDRVQLINPKNSLAVTAVVTTTSTLEGQGTAGVYRGTNRRLNLTEGEEIEIREADRPASLDFIKKKMDGGRLTKEETLTIIKDVVNDEISAAELTAFITASYINPLDMEEVEHLTRAMVETGERIKFASRPIVDKHSIGGVPGNKISLLVVPIIAASGLKIPKTSSRAITGAGGTADLMEVLANVEFSAREVQEMTEKVGGTIVWGGATNIAPADDRIILQEYPFKIDARGQMLASVMAKKYAVGANLVVIDIPVGSHTKVPTVQEGRKLAREFIELGERLGMKVECALTYGDIPVGYSIGPNLEVREALRVLEGATEPNSFIQKSVSLAGIALEMSGKAARGTGAQMAQDILSSGKALEKFRQIIEIQGGDPKVKSEDILPGEHQFVVNAPASGYIVEMNNVSLITLARLAGAPHDRGAGILLHAKKGTLIKAGEPLFTIYAEREWRLQKAVEEGRHLVPVLVEGMLLDRVPSQSEV, encoded by the coding sequence ATGAAATATTCCGTAAGGATTCTCGATATTGCAACGCGGAGCGGGATACTGCTCAATTACCTTGATGCCCGAAACATTGGTGTTCTGGATGGTGACCGGGTCCAGCTGATCAACCCAAAAAATAGTCTGGCCGTTACTGCGGTCGTGACAACAACCTCGACCCTTGAAGGACAGGGTACTGCTGGTGTGTACCGGGGCACTAACCGACGCCTAAACCTCACCGAAGGGGAGGAGATCGAAATACGGGAAGCAGATCGGCCGGCATCGCTTGATTTCATCAAGAAAAAAATGGACGGTGGTCGCCTTACCAAGGAAGAAACCCTGACGATCATTAAGGATGTGGTCAACGATGAGATCTCCGCCGCCGAGCTCACTGCGTTTATTACTGCATCCTACATTAATCCGCTCGACATGGAAGAAGTGGAACATCTCACCCGGGCTATGGTCGAAACCGGGGAACGGATAAAATTTGCATCACGTCCTATTGTCGATAAGCATTCTATCGGAGGGGTACCTGGCAACAAGATCTCCCTTCTTGTGGTTCCCATTATTGCTGCCAGCGGGTTAAAGATCCCCAAAACCAGCTCGCGTGCCATCACAGGCGCCGGCGGAACTGCCGATCTTATGGAGGTACTTGCCAATGTGGAATTCTCCGCCCGCGAAGTTCAGGAAATGACAGAAAAGGTTGGGGGAACCATTGTCTGGGGCGGAGCCACCAACATCGCCCCGGCAGACGATCGCATTATCCTCCAGGAATACCCGTTTAAGATCGATGCCCGTGGTCAGATGCTTGCAAGTGTGATGGCAAAAAAATATGCCGTCGGGGCAAACCTGGTGGTCATCGATATCCCGGTGGGGAGTCATACCAAGGTTCCCACAGTACAGGAGGGCAGAAAACTAGCCCGGGAATTTATCGAACTGGGAGAACGATTGGGTATGAAAGTCGAGTGCGCCCTGACCTATGGAGACATTCCGGTGGGCTATAGTATCGGCCCCAATCTCGAGGTTCGGGAAGCACTCCGCGTTCTCGAAGGCGCAACCGAACCGAATTCGTTTATCCAGAAAAGTGTCTCTCTTGCCGGAATCGCGCTTGAAATGTCCGGAAAAGCAGCCCGGGGAACAGGTGCGCAGATGGCACAGGATATCCTTTCCTCGGGAAAAGCACTGGAGAAATTCCGGCAGATCATCGAGATACAGGGAGGAGACCCGAAAGTAAAATCAGAGGATATACTGCCCGGGGAGCACCAGTTCGTGGTTAATGCCCCGGCGTCAGGCTACATTGTTGAGATGAACAATGTGTCCCTGATCACACTTGCGCGTCTTGCCGGAGCCCCTCATGACCGGGGAGCGGGCATTCTGCTCCATGCAAAGAAAGGAACCCTTATCAAAGCCGGCGAGCCCCTGTTTACGATCTATGCCGAACGGGAGTGGCGGCTCCAGAAGGCCGTAGAAGAAGGGCGGCATCTTGTACCAGTGCTGGTGGAAGGTATGCTGCTTGACCGCGTGCCTTCCCAGTCTGAAGTGTAA
- a CDS encoding carboxypeptidase regulatory-like domain-containing protein, translating to MNASRIRFLFALLCILAFCGAVQATNLLITVQDSLDNTSIPHATVYLNGANVGLTNNAGQFLLQSGQGDFNLLVSMDGYDDWSEVVSSNTTALSVTLNRRSLLLNVTLFDSNTLDPVSGATLVLTSANATQNAATDTYGSASFGVTAYTMYSLNITAPNYQPRSESVEVDSTNQNVQYWLLSTNQYSFVIRDQNTNLPVTGASITVNSVLLGTTNSRGVLITPISRNVPLTIVVQKTGYQTLNQYLTIGPNEAVDSVSLIPVPVSGFVFVYDKQNQPVSGADVSLNGTVVATTSEYGSAALQNLAPGTYAIVVSKAGYLPANQQIDISSGSSQFPVTLSLATVSQTLYVQDSDQKNVAGAAVLLNGAYAGTTDTRGELDTQLVYNTTYNITVTHDGYLPQTVQQIVPLGNTTTPLTITLQKNMDWGFVTLLGIGILIVLFIFVIIRLAGRRTPHHSSGRRDEI from the coding sequence ATGAATGCATCTCGTATTCGTTTCCTTTTTGCGCTGCTCTGCATTCTTGCCTTCTGCGGCGCAGTACAGGCGACGAACCTGCTGATCACGGTGCAGGACAGTCTTGACAACACTTCCATCCCCCATGCAACAGTGTACCTTAACGGGGCCAATGTAGGCCTCACCAATAATGCCGGCCAGTTCCTGCTCCAGTCCGGCCAAGGCGATTTCAACCTCCTTGTATCTATGGACGGCTATGATGACTGGTCGGAAGTGGTCAGCAGCAATACCACTGCACTTTCCGTCACCCTCAACCGCAGGTCTCTCCTCCTGAACGTCACCCTCTTTGATTCCAATACCCTCGATCCGGTATCCGGAGCTACTCTCGTTCTGACCTCGGCGAACGCCACCCAGAATGCGGCTACGGATACCTACGGATCAGCATCGTTCGGTGTTACCGCATATACGATGTATTCCCTCAATATCACCGCACCGAATTACCAGCCGCGCAGTGAATCGGTCGAGGTGGATTCCACAAACCAGAACGTTCAGTACTGGCTTTTGTCCACAAACCAGTACTCCTTTGTTATCCGGGATCAGAACACCAATCTCCCGGTGACCGGTGCAAGTATTACCGTGAATTCCGTGCTCCTTGGGACAACCAATTCACGCGGGGTCCTGATTACACCCATCAGCAGGAATGTCCCCCTTACCATCGTTGTACAAAAAACAGGTTACCAGACCCTGAACCAGTATCTCACCATCGGTCCCAACGAGGCTGTTGACTCTGTCAGCCTGATCCCTGTTCCTGTCAGTGGTTTTGTCTTTGTGTACGATAAGCAGAACCAGCCGGTCAGCGGCGCGGATGTCTCTCTCAACGGGACGGTGGTGGCAACCACTTCGGAATATGGCAGCGCTGCACTCCAGAATCTGGCACCCGGTACATACGCCATTGTGGTGAGCAAGGCCGGTTATCTCCCGGCAAACCAGCAGATCGATATCTCCAGCGGATCCAGCCAGTTCCCGGTGACTCTCTCCCTTGCCACGGTCAGCCAGACACTCTATGTCCAGGACTCTGACCAGAAAAACGTTGCCGGAGCGGCGGTTCTCCTGAACGGGGCGTATGCGGGAACGACGGATACCCGGGGCGAGCTGGATACTCAGCTGGTCTATAACACGACATATAATATCACCGTGACCCATGACGGGTATCTCCCCCAGACAGTCCAGCAGATCGTTCCTCTGGGGAATACCACCACGCCGCTTACCATCACCCTCCAGAAGAACATGGACTGGGGATTTGTAACTCTTCTTGGGATAGGAATTCTTATCGTGCTCTTCATCTTTGTTATCATCCGTCTTGCCGGGCGCAGGACCCCCCACCATTCGTCAGGAAGACGTGACGAGATATAA
- a CDS encoding dCTP deaminase — MILSAAEISRRLSSSHADEKLTIMPYTQECQQPASYDLRVADDIFLARGTCTLVPSMERVEFPPDLAGTLRCRSSFGRRGVLLGGGFVDPGFRGQLTLCLTNMGPEDIHLRKAERVVQMILHEVRNGNERYAGRYQDSTGAVGAKKA; from the coding sequence ATGATATTGTCTGCAGCGGAGATTTCCCGTCGGTTATCAAGTTCACATGCAGATGAAAAACTCACTATTATGCCCTATACCCAAGAGTGCCAGCAGCCGGCATCGTATGATCTGAGGGTTGCTGATGATATCTTCCTCGCCCGGGGAACGTGTACCCTTGTCCCGAGTATGGAACGGGTGGAGTTTCCCCCGGATCTTGCCGGGACGCTCCGATGCCGGTCCTCATTTGGCCGTCGGGGGGTGCTGTTGGGAGGGGGTTTTGTCGACCCGGGCTTCCGTGGACAGTTGACACTCTGCCTGACAAACATGGGACCGGAAGATATCCACCTGCGCAAGGCCGAGCGTGTGGTCCAGATGATCCTGCATGAAGTGAGGAACGGGAACGAACGTTATGCCGGGCGTTACCAGGACAGCACCGGTGCAGTGGGAGCAAAAAAGGCATGA
- a CDS encoding DUF128 domain-containing protein codes for MIRTERKYIEILRILKEHRDPVGAKRLSELMAERGFVLSDRAVQYYLSYLDSMGFTEKIGNQGRILTPAGVLETDNALVDDRIGFVISKLERLAFRSTFDPATGTGDVAYNLSFVQKDDLDRALVAFDEVNRAGCGFFNSYRILDDDPRVPSDCVGVITLCSITMDGLFQRNGIPVKMAYGGRLEIENNVPQRFRDLIGYRGTTIDPLELFISSGLTSIHDFTRTKTGIALANVREVPRSAQGEIKQIIRLMNDCGFIYPVTMGNHIFNLPDSSYRLSIVAYSGLNYIGNCVEQGIAIRTEIGAGNIPFSKVADINR; via the coding sequence ATGATACGCACTGAACGCAAGTATATCGAAATCCTGCGCATCCTCAAAGAGCACCGTGACCCGGTCGGGGCCAAAAGGCTCTCGGAACTGATGGCAGAAAGAGGTTTTGTCCTGAGCGACCGGGCAGTCCAGTACTACCTGAGTTACCTGGATTCAATGGGATTTACCGAGAAAATAGGCAACCAGGGGCGTATTTTGACCCCGGCGGGGGTTCTGGAGACCGATAATGCCCTGGTTGACGACCGGATTGGTTTTGTCATCTCCAAACTCGAACGTCTTGCTTTCCGGAGCACCTTTGATCCTGCAACAGGAACCGGGGATGTAGCTTATAATCTATCGTTTGTACAAAAAGACGACCTTGACCGGGCCCTCGTGGCTTTCGACGAGGTCAACCGGGCCGGCTGTGGTTTTTTCAACTCTTACCGGATCCTTGACGATGATCCAAGGGTGCCTTCGGACTGCGTAGGCGTGATCACCCTGTGCAGCATCACCATGGATGGCCTTTTCCAGAGAAATGGTATCCCGGTAAAGATGGCGTATGGCGGGAGACTGGAGATCGAGAATAATGTGCCCCAGCGGTTCCGCGACCTGATAGGTTACCGTGGCACCACGATCGATCCTCTCGAACTTTTTATTTCATCAGGTCTGACTTCGATTCACGACTTTACCCGGACAAAGACCGGCATTGCTCTTGCAAACGTCCGTGAAGTTCCCCGATCGGCACAGGGCGAGATCAAGCAGATCATCCGGTTGATGAATGACTGCGGCTTTATCTACCCCGTAACGATGGGCAATCACATCTTCAACCTGCCCGATTCTTCGTATCGGCTTTCGATTGTAGCGTACAGCGGGCTCAATTACATCGGTAATTGTGTGGAACAGGGGATTGCAATCCGGACAGAGATCGGAGCTGGGAACATCCCGTTCTCAAAAGTAGCCGATATCAACCGTTGA
- a CDS encoding tubulin/FtsZ family protein has product MRILALGMGGAGCRIAEALYANDRKSSKVTCVQALAIDVDSEALAKLKALPDQAKIDFSALEPGIPGEMPGADPAAVDIGEVLARIQNMEHGETDAILVCCGLGGRMADAVPRLVAALRESVTEPIFGLVTLPALSEGERRAAKAGDDIDAISPLLDGIILFDNETWLKKIAARRDALVEELSKGPGLFGLGRNSPKLTPKEITDKLLNQSIIRRISLLLRAGEFRADGGIDLAEVVLDSSEVLNTIRGMGFISVGYAVENISQGPLAFIARLRGTDSAQEQRRSAERIIELAKQAIYQEVSVPCDMTSAAKALILVAGPSHEISMKGFMTVRKWLDRSIAGMEMRSGDYPVTNSENVAIIVVLSGLENIPRITELREIRDQSRAGISRPASHSLNLPPAGGDLRKTGGASAITTVWSGAEIQDEMITFPGERSSKGLVHRHHEEEEERALTQTPSRTSSSSPAENLRHESVRPRIQEENLPKERLLHSPAPVRSDRSIDPVASRRILPGTPSGKSEQMGSPSVQRFGQGATSSGHEPARPSAKRTLESGYEGSLPLRPSPVQRRTPVPQISHQDLQKPAQPVLPERRDIASPQRDSRPSDTRAIVRKVVAKSPTHNTGSPREGGEQVQPEQPHKMIIRHKKKEPLPEEGPERPLEYIDNTGLVRQEELEPVLGEDHISTSTPSEETKIGIRDRPQPARDDIFLGKAIPTKAPLRAKDAALLQAELKPRKIRFVTDEENNTGESGQTSPSAFQKKGRLSPDDDRT; this is encoded by the coding sequence ATGCGGATACTTGCACTCGGCATGGGAGGGGCAGGCTGTCGGATTGCCGAAGCCCTCTATGCCAATGACCGGAAGAGCAGTAAGGTGACCTGTGTCCAGGCTCTTGCCATTGATGTCGATAGCGAAGCGCTTGCCAAGCTCAAGGCACTTCCCGACCAGGCAAAGATCGACTTTTCCGCACTTGAGCCCGGTATTCCCGGGGAGATGCCCGGGGCAGATCCTGCGGCAGTGGACATCGGGGAGGTATTGGCCCGGATCCAGAACATGGAGCATGGCGAGACCGATGCGATCCTGGTCTGCTGTGGACTTGGTGGCAGGATGGCGGATGCAGTGCCACGGCTCGTAGCTGCGCTCAGGGAATCCGTCACCGAACCGATCTTCGGGCTGGTCACCCTACCGGCCCTGTCCGAAGGGGAGAGGAGAGCGGCAAAAGCAGGAGATGATATCGATGCGATCTCCCCTCTTCTTGACGGGATTATCCTGTTTGATAACGAGACCTGGCTCAAAAAGATCGCAGCGCGGCGCGACGCGCTGGTAGAGGAACTCTCGAAAGGTCCGGGCCTCTTCGGGCTTGGGAGGAACTCGCCGAAACTAACCCCAAAAGAGATTACAGACAAACTCCTCAACCAGAGCATTATCCGGCGGATCAGTCTCCTCCTGCGTGCCGGGGAATTCCGGGCCGACGGTGGCATCGATCTTGCCGAAGTTGTGCTGGATTCAAGCGAAGTGCTCAACACCATCCGAGGGATGGGATTTATCTCTGTAGGGTATGCTGTAGAGAATATCTCCCAAGGACCGCTTGCCTTTATTGCGCGGTTGCGCGGCACCGATTCCGCCCAGGAACAGAGAAGGAGCGCCGAGCGGATTATTGAACTTGCCAAACAGGCCATCTACCAGGAGGTATCGGTTCCCTGCGACATGACCAGTGCCGCAAAGGCATTGATCCTCGTTGCCGGCCCGTCCCATGAGATCTCCATGAAAGGATTCATGACCGTCAGAAAATGGCTTGATCGCAGTATTGCGGGAATGGAAATGCGATCCGGCGATTACCCGGTCACCAATTCGGAAAACGTGGCAATTATCGTGGTCCTGAGTGGCCTTGAAAACATCCCGCGGATCACTGAGCTCCGCGAAATTCGCGATCAGAGCCGGGCCGGCATCTCCCGGCCAGCCTCTCATTCCCTTAATCTTCCACCGGCAGGGGGAGATCTGCGGAAAACCGGCGGAGCATCGGCGATCACAACGGTCTGGAGCGGCGCAGAGATACAGGACGAGATGATCACGTTCCCGGGAGAGCGATCCTCGAAGGGATTAGTTCATCGCCATCATGAGGAAGAAGAAGAGCGGGCGCTTACGCAGACACCCTCCCGGACGTCGTCTTCATCACCTGCGGAAAATCTTCGGCATGAATCAGTACGCCCCCGCATACAGGAAGAAAATCTGCCGAAGGAAAGGTTGCTGCATTCCCCCGCGCCAGTACGCAGTGATCGTTCCATAGATCCTGTTGCTTCGCGGAGAATCCTCCCGGGCACCCCTTCAGGAAAAAGCGAACAAATGGGATCCCCTTCTGTACAGAGATTTGGACAGGGCGCCACATCTTCCGGCCACGAGCCGGCAAGGCCATCGGCAAAAAGGACGCTGGAATCCGGCTATGAAGGAAGCCTGCCGTTAAGGCCGTCCCCGGTCCAGCGGAGGACACCGGTTCCGCAGATATCGCATCAGGATCTGCAAAAACCGGCGCAACCGGTACTTCCGGAGAGAAGAGACATTGCCTCACCGCAACGAGATTCCCGGCCGTCTGACACAAGAGCCATTGTGCGGAAGGTAGTGGCAAAATCACCCACGCACAACACAGGTTCCCCACGGGAAGGAGGTGAGCAGGTACAACCAGAGCAGCCACATAAAATGATCATTCGGCACAAGAAAAAAGAACCACTTCCTGAAGAGGGACCGGAGCGCCCCCTAGAATATATTGACAACACAGGTCTCGTCCGCCAGGAGGAACTGGAACCCGTACTCGGGGAAGATCACATTTCGACATCCACGCCAAGCGAAGAGACAAAAATCGGGATCAGGGATCGCCCGCAGCCGGCGCGCGATGATATCTTTCTGGGAAAGGCAATTCCCACAAAAGCACCGTTACGGGCAAAAGATGCCGCACTGCTTCAGGCAGAACTCAAACCCCGGAAGATCCGATTCGTGACGGATGAGGAGAATAACACCGGAGAGTCCGGACAAACCTCACCTTCCGCCTTCCAAAAAAAAGGGAGACTCTCACCGGATGACGACCGAACCTAA
- a CDS encoding 5,10-methylenetetrahydromethanopterin reductase: protein MTYGIEFVPGNVNVKQVVNFCKLAESKDIDFAWITNHYNNRHCYAVLAAVAQATTTLKMGPGIMNSFTDTPAAMASFMCTLNEISDGRAVLGIGPGDLSTLPKIAIHPEKPVARLEEAVIQFRKLVAGEQVNKSGLHFFDYDGAKLTGVTLPGKKGIPVYIGAQGPKVLELAGKIGDGALINASNPKDFQVAIPIIQKAAEAVGKKGFDVGAYTAMSIDKSEKKARNAAKIVAAFIAAGSPPELLTRHGLDLNNVAKIKAALGKFDFKTVGELVGDKEIDAFTIAGTPEMVKAKCEDLTKAGVTQIIFGSPLGPDMTTSIRLLGKYIV, encoded by the coding sequence TTGACATATGGAATTGAATTTGTACCTGGGAATGTCAATGTAAAGCAGGTTGTTAACTTCTGTAAACTTGCTGAATCCAAAGATATCGACTTTGCGTGGATCACCAATCACTACAACAACAGGCACTGCTATGCAGTCCTTGCCGCTGTTGCACAGGCAACCACCACCCTGAAGATGGGGCCGGGCATCATGAACTCCTTTACCGATACACCGGCGGCAATGGCCTCGTTCATGTGCACCCTCAATGAAATTTCCGATGGGCGTGCAGTACTCGGCATTGGACCTGGTGACCTCTCGACACTGCCAAAGATTGCAATACACCCGGAGAAGCCGGTGGCCCGCCTCGAAGAGGCAGTCATCCAGTTCAGGAAGCTTGTTGCCGGTGAACAGGTAAACAAGTCTGGCCTGCACTTCTTTGACTACGATGGAGCAAAGCTGACCGGTGTCACCCTCCCCGGAAAGAAGGGAATCCCGGTATACATTGGTGCACAGGGTCCCAAGGTGCTTGAGCTTGCCGGAAAGATCGGCGATGGGGCATTAATTAATGCATCCAACCCCAAGGACTTCCAGGTTGCGATCCCGATCATCCAGAAGGCCGCCGAAGCAGTCGGAAAGAAGGGCTTCGATGTCGGTGCGTACACTGCCATGTCCATCGACAAGAGCGAGAAGAAGGCACGCAATGCAGCAAAGATCGTTGCCGCATTCATTGCAGCAGGCTCCCCGCCCGAGCTGCTCACCCGCCACGGTCTTGACCTCAACAACGTTGCCAAAATCAAGGCAGCACTTGGGAAGTTTGACTTCAAAACAGTCGGAGAGCTTGTGGGAGACAAGGAGATCGATGCATTCACCATTGCAGGCACCCCTGAAATGGTCAAGGCAAAGTGCGAAGACCTTACCAAGGCCGGCGTCACCCAGATCATCTTTGGTTCACCACTCGGTCCCGACATGACCACCTCTATCCGCCTCCTCGGCAAGTATATCGTATAA
- a CDS encoding galactose-1-phosphate uridylyltransferase, which translates to MFTTTDVATKRGILQYREERFTGIRCRISPERVKRHTSQTLTFPRDSADCPFCEQNIFSITPVFPDGKRILVGESVTFPNMFPFAEGHTVTVITRAHTVPEFTRAQIADALRAQIESLLRYGGYPSINWNYLPSAGASILHPHMQGISDRCPTWLVERYLCAGKEYRAKIGASYWDAVREQERSSDRFLFGDEILWSAHAVPVGEREVRGILPISSLKELEDYMEPLSEGILRIITFYRNLGTQAFNMSIYCCRDESEDFSAFCSLISRINPNPLSTSDSAFMERMHCEPVIMTLPEEMGEMYRDQN; encoded by the coding sequence ATGTTCACGACAACGGACGTAGCCACCAAAAGAGGGATATTGCAGTACCGTGAGGAGCGATTTACCGGCATCAGATGCCGGATCAGTCCTGAACGGGTCAAGCGCCATACATCCCAGACACTCACCTTTCCGCGGGATTCGGCAGACTGTCCATTCTGCGAACAGAATATTTTTTCGATTACCCCGGTCTTTCCCGATGGAAAGCGTATCCTCGTGGGGGAGAGCGTTACATTCCCGAACATGTTCCCGTTTGCTGAAGGGCACACCGTTACCGTGATCACCCGTGCGCATACCGTACCGGAGTTTACCCGGGCCCAGATCGCCGATGCGCTTCGGGCCCAGATTGAATCTCTTCTCCGTTATGGGGGATACCCCAGCATCAACTGGAACTATCTCCCTTCTGCCGGGGCAAGTATCCTTCATCCCCATATGCAGGGAATAAGCGACAGGTGCCCCACATGGCTCGTGGAGAGATACCTGTGCGCCGGGAAAGAATACCGGGCGAAGATCGGGGCATCGTACTGGGATGCCGTGCGGGAACAGGAACGCTCTTCAGATCGTTTCCTGTTTGGGGACGAGATCCTCTGGTCTGCCCATGCGGTTCCCGTAGGAGAGCGGGAAGTCCGGGGAATCCTTCCTATTTCAAGCCTTAAGGAACTGGAGGACTATATGGAACCTCTTTCCGAAGGGATACTCAGGATAATCACTTTTTACCGAAACCTCGGAACACAGGCTTTTAACATGTCAATCTATTGCTGCCGGGATGAGAGTGAAGACTTTTCTGCATTCTGCTCGCTGATATCCCGGATAAACCCAAATCCTCTCTCGACCAGCGACTCGGCATTCATGGAACGGATGCATTGTGAGCCGGTCATTATGACCCTCCCGGAAGAGATGGGAGAAATGTACCGGGATCAAAATTAA
- a CDS encoding F420-dependent methylenetetrahydromethanopterin dehydrogenase translates to MVVKVGVAKLGNIASGVMAELLLDERADREDMQTFMATSGTKLQPEDIDRVVSNMKAWKPDFAIVVSPNGVLPGPTGAREQLAAAGIPVIIITDDVTTKKEWEEVKNSKFGYIIMKADSMIGARREFLDPIEMADFNGNLVKVLAITGAFRKLQLALDKVIDQVKAGKKGTEIELPKIVMTTDKAVDGEFTNDYALAKARAAHEIAIAVAGQNVKGCFMTKEWEKYIPIVASAHEMMRIAAVLCDEAREIEKAGDGILRQPHKKDGVLVRKTKLVAKFE, encoded by the coding sequence ATGGTTGTTAAAGTAGGCGTTGCCAAGTTAGGCAATATTGCAAGTGGTGTAATGGCAGAGCTGCTTCTTGATGAGAGAGCAGACCGTGAGGATATGCAGACATTCATGGCTACCAGCGGAACCAAGCTCCAGCCTGAGGATATCGACCGTGTCGTTTCCAACATGAAGGCATGGAAACCCGATTTCGCCATTGTGGTCTCCCCCAACGGTGTCCTGCCCGGCCCGACCGGTGCCCGTGAGCAGCTTGCCGCTGCCGGTATCCCGGTCATCATCATCACTGATGATGTAACCACCAAGAAGGAATGGGAAGAGGTCAAGAACAGCAAGTTCGGGTACATCATCATGAAGGCAGACTCCATGATTGGTGCACGCCGTGAGTTCCTTGACCCCATCGAAATGGCCGACTTCAATGGCAACCTTGTCAAGGTTCTGGCCATCACCGGTGCATTCCGCAAGCTCCAGCTTGCACTCGACAAGGTCATCGACCAGGTCAAGGCCGGCAAGAAGGGTACAGAAATTGAGCTCCCCAAGATCGTCATGACCACAGACAAGGCAGTCGACGGAGAATTTACTAACGACTATGCACTGGCAAAGGCACGCGCCGCCCACGAGATCGCGATTGCGGTAGCAGGCCAGAATGTCAAGGGCTGTTTCATGACCAAGGAGTGGGAGAAGTACATCCCGATCGTTGCAAGCGCCCACGAAATGATGAGGATTGCAGCCGTGCTCTGCGATGAGGCCCGCGAGATCGAGAAGGCCGGCGACGGTATTCTCCGCCAGCCCCACAAGAAGGATGGCGTCCTCGTCCGCAAGACCAAACTCGTAGCAAAATTCGAGTAA
- a CDS encoding Tfx family DNA-binding protein, protein MKDGLLTDRQMEVLRYRKQGMTQQQIADIIHTSKANVCTIEKSAMENIRRAKETLEFLYTLDATHLCTIPSGTDLFEVPGMIFAEAEKAKIKVKYDTISLINRLREARPQSYKARCICEDVQIYITDDGEIYFG, encoded by the coding sequence ATGAAGGATGGTCTTCTCACCGACAGGCAGATGGAAGTGCTCCGGTACCGAAAGCAGGGAATGACCCAGCAGCAGATCGCAGATATTATTCACACCTCGAAAGCAAATGTCTGCACCATCGAGAAATCTGCAATGGAGAATATCCGACGAGCAAAAGAGACGCTTGAATTTTTGTACACTCTTGATGCTACGCATCTCTGCACCATCCCGTCAGGGACTGACCTGTTTGAAGTGCCCGGGATGATCTTTGCCGAAGCCGAAAAGGCCAAGATCAAGGTAAAGTACGATACGATCTCCCTTATCAACCGGCTACGGGAGGCACGGCCCCAGTCCTACAAGGCCCGGTGCATCTGCGAGGATGTGCAGATCTATATCACTGATGACGGAGAGATTTATTTCGGATAA